From Candidatus Neomarinimicrobiota bacterium, the proteins below share one genomic window:
- a CDS encoding endonuclease/exonuclease/phosphatase family protein, with product MKRTIIFFTLSLLLVSCAWFGKRESIPPKYLTIMTYNIHHGEGVDGALDLDRIVDLIRKSGADLVALQEVDVKTERVQGLHTMQYLAEKLDMEWVFGQNLSFQGGGYGNGILSAYPIESWTNEHFPPYLEGEQRGLLQTMIHCQGMTIAFWNTHLDHRPDDTERKQSATTLVEKSDTLKYPLVIAGDFNDIPESSSIQKINQSFQDTWHETGHDSGFTFPTQAPERRIDYIFYRDHSDSYFHLKPVKSTILQSPASDHLPLVVVFEILTYPQKIPS from the coding sequence ATGAAACGAACAATCATCTTTTTCACCCTGTCTTTGCTTTTGGTTTCCTGTGCCTGGTTTGGAAAACGGGAATCGATTCCTCCAAAATATCTCACAATTATGACCTACAATATACACCATGGAGAAGGGGTGGATGGGGCTTTGGATCTGGACCGGATTGTTGATCTTATCCGGAAATCGGGAGCGGATCTTGTGGCTCTCCAGGAAGTGGATGTGAAAACTGAAAGAGTCCAGGGCCTTCATACAATGCAATACCTTGCTGAAAAACTGGATATGGAATGGGTTTTCGGACAAAATCTCTCATTTCAGGGTGGTGGGTATGGCAACGGTATCCTGTCGGCTTATCCCATTGAATCATGGACAAACGAGCATTTTCCACCATATCTTGAAGGTGAACAACGGGGACTACTACAAACAATGATTCATTGTCAGGGAATGACCATTGCGTTTTGGAATACCCATTTGGATCACCGGCCGGATGATACGGAACGAAAGCAGAGTGCAACAACTCTTGTCGAAAAATCAGACACACTTAAATATCCTCTGGTGATCGCCGGGGATTTTAATGATATACCGGAAAGCTCTTCCATCCAAAAAATAAATCAATCTTTTCAGGATACCTGGCATGAAACGGGTCATGACTCCGGATTTACATTTCCAACCCAGGCGCCTGAAAGGCGTATTGATTATATTTTCTATCGTGATCATTCGGATAGTTATTTTCATCTGAAACCAGTAAAAAGTACGATACTGCAATCTCCAGCCTCTGATCATCTGCCACTGGTTGTGGTTTTTGAAATTCTGACATATCCTCAAAAAATTCCATCTTGA
- a CDS encoding DUF975 family protein gives MVKENVVLIRETRDLLSGRWGLAVGVFFIYMIIIGALNGTHESGSLLWILLAGPFSLGAAIFSLSLARRQDASAGQLFQGFNHFGTAFLVNIVLMVIIGVGFILLVVPGVIFALSYSLTYFILVDHPELKPMEAIRKSRMMMNGYKMKLFYLWLRFLGLALLCVLTAGIGFLWLAPFVHVCMGRFYEDIQENTQPATNHTTSEME, from the coding sequence ATGGTAAAGGAAAACGTTGTGTTGATCCGTGAAACGCGGGATCTTCTGTCCGGACGTTGGGGACTTGCTGTGGGTGTTTTTTTCATCTATATGATTATTATCGGTGCACTTAACGGAACCCATGAATCAGGCTCACTCCTATGGATTTTACTGGCCGGTCCATTCAGTCTGGGTGCGGCTATCTTCTCATTGTCACTTGCACGTCGCCAGGATGCCTCAGCAGGACAGCTGTTTCAGGGGTTTAACCATTTCGGGACAGCTTTTCTTGTAAATATAGTCCTGATGGTGATTATTGGTGTCGGTTTCATTTTGCTGGTGGTTCCAGGTGTGATATTTGCCCTTTCTTATTCATTAACATATTTTATTCTGGTTGATCATCCGGAACTCAAACCCATGGAGGCTATCCGGAAAAGCCGTATGATGATGAACGGATATAAAATGAAATTATTTTACTTGTGGCTTCGTTTTTTGGGTCTGGCATTGCTTTGCGTCCTCACGGCAGGAATCGGCTTCCTGTGGCTGGCCCCCTTTGTCCATGTATGTATGGGACGTTTCTATGAAGATATACAGGAAAATACCCAACCAGCGACGAATCATACCACATCTGAAATGGAATAA
- the corA gene encoding magnesium/cobalt transporter CorA: MKINHKRKVRKTALPPGTLIFTGEQKMDQVEIHLIDYDSDSIHEKELKDIEKAFPFKDLPTVTWVNVNGLHDVTLIEKLGKYYTIHPLILEDILSVNQRPKMEDSGNILFIVLKMLRYQESTESVESEQVSLILGKNFLFTFQEKPGDVFEPVRDRLRQHKGRIRTLGPDYLAYALIDAIVDNYFLVLEKMGDRIEALEERLVQNPTDDILQTLHRLKREMIYLRKSVWPLRELLSGLERSESSLIQQSTGVYLRDVYDHTIQIIDTIESYRDIISGMLDTYLSSVSNKMNEVMKVLTIISTIFIPLTFIAGIYGMNFVYMPELSWKWSYPLVWLLMIGVGSIMVVFFRKKKWL, translated from the coding sequence ATGAAAATCAACCATAAGCGAAAAGTTAGAAAAACGGCATTACCACCGGGGACACTTATATTTACCGGGGAACAGAAGATGGATCAGGTGGAGATCCATCTGATAGACTACGACAGCGACTCTATCCATGAAAAAGAGTTGAAAGATATTGAAAAAGCCTTTCCCTTTAAAGATTTACCAACAGTTACCTGGGTGAATGTCAACGGTCTGCACGATGTGACCCTCATTGAAAAATTGGGAAAATACTATACCATTCATCCTTTGATACTAGAGGATATTCTCAGTGTGAACCAGCGGCCCAAAATGGAGGATTCGGGAAACATCCTCTTTATTGTCCTTAAAATGCTTCGATATCAGGAATCAACAGAATCTGTAGAGTCGGAGCAGGTGAGTCTGATTCTGGGTAAAAACTTTCTCTTCACTTTTCAGGAAAAACCGGGGGATGTTTTTGAACCGGTCAGGGATCGCCTTCGTCAACATAAAGGTCGTATCCGCACCCTGGGCCCCGATTATCTGGCTTATGCTTTGATTGATGCGATTGTAGATAATTATTTTCTGGTGTTGGAAAAAATGGGGGATCGGATTGAAGCGCTTGAAGAAAGACTGGTTCAAAATCCCACAGATGATATTTTACAAACACTTCATCGCTTAAAACGGGAAATGATCTATCTCAGGAAATCTGTTTGGCCTCTCCGGGAACTATTGAGCGGGTTGGAACGGAGTGAATCCTCTCTGATTCAACAATCAACCGGAGTATACCTCAGGGATGTTTATGACCATACGATTCAGATAATTGACACGATTGAAAGCTACCGGGATATTATATCCGGCATGCTGGACACCTACCTGTCCAGCGTGAGTAATAAAATGAATGAAGTGATGAAGGTTCTTACAATTATTTCAACTATATTCATTCCTCTCACCTTTATTGCCGGAATCTATGGTATGAATTTTGTGTATATGCCTGAACTGAGCTGGAAATGGAGTTACCCCCTCGTCTGGCTTCTTATGATTGGAGTAGGGAGTATAATGGTGGTTTTTTTCAGGAAAAAAAAGTGGCTTTGA
- the rplU gene encoding 50S ribosomal protein L21: MYAIVEISGKQYKVEPGEEVKIPLQAVDAGAELAFDSVMFLESDGEVKVGAPYVDKASVKATVVNHGRDKKIIVFKKKRRKRFKSKNGHRQDFTLVKIDDIAVA; encoded by the coding sequence ATGTACGCGATTGTAGAAATATCTGGCAAACAATACAAGGTAGAGCCCGGCGAAGAAGTAAAAATTCCCCTTCAGGCAGTGGATGCCGGAGCAGAATTGGCTTTTGATTCCGTTATGTTTTTGGAATCAGATGGGGAAGTAAAAGTCGGCGCACCGTATGTTGATAAAGCTTCTGTCAAGGCAACGGTTGTGAATCACGGCCGGGATAAAAAGATTATTGTTTTCAAAAAGAAGCGACGCAAACGGTTTAAATCCAAAAACGGGCATCGCCAGGATTTTACTCTGGTGAAAATAGACGACATCGCCGTGGCTTAA
- the rpmA gene encoding 50S ribosomal protein L27, with translation MAHKKGLGSTKNGRDSNPKYLGVKRYGGEFVTAGTIIVRQRGTKFWPGENAGRGGDDTIFATADGFVNFTNSAGRKKINILPN, from the coding sequence ATGGCACATAAAAAAGGATTAGGAAGTACCAAGAACGGTCGGGACAGTAACCCCAAGTACCTGGGCGTGAAGCGTTACGGTGGTGAATTCGTCACAGCCGGAACGATCATTGTCCGTCAGCGCGGGACAAAATTCTGGCCCGGTGAAAATGCAGGACGCGGCGGGGATGATACGATTTTTGCCACTGCAGATGGATTTGTGAATTTTACAAATTCTGCAGGGCGTAAGAAAATCAATATCCTGCCGAACTGA
- the mdh gene encoding malate dehydrogenase, with protein MSRPKIAVIGAGQIGTVISHLIALRQLGNVVLYDIVEDLPQGKALDVQEASRIDGFDVSILGTNTYEDIQEADLVIVTAGVPRKPGMSRDDLLKVNSQIIRSVAENVRQYAPDAIVILISNPLDAMVTLFQKVSEFPVKRVMGQAGVLDSSRFCTFIAQELNISVKDVNAMVLGGHGDSMIPLIHSANVHGIPVMDLLIQKYGDQKKAQHVMQTMVDRTRMAGGEIVGLLKSGSAFYSPASAAVAMAESILRDEHRLLPVCASLQGEYGFHDLYMGVPAVLAQSGVIKIVEILLSSEEKKAFRVSANHVKNLIDNMKNLKLL; from the coding sequence ATGTCTCGACCTAAAATTGCAGTTATCGGTGCCGGGCAAATTGGGACCGTCATTAGCCATCTGATAGCTTTACGCCAACTGGGGAATGTTGTCCTTTATGATATAGTCGAAGATTTACCGCAGGGGAAAGCACTGGATGTGCAGGAAGCATCCCGGATTGACGGGTTTGATGTCTCCATCCTGGGGACCAACACCTATGAGGATATTCAGGAAGCAGATCTGGTGATTGTAACGGCAGGTGTCCCTCGAAAACCCGGAATGAGCCGTGACGATCTTTTAAAGGTTAACAGTCAAATTATCCGGTCTGTTGCTGAAAATGTCCGCCAATATGCTCCTGATGCCATTGTTATTCTGATTTCCAATCCCCTGGATGCCATGGTGACACTTTTTCAAAAAGTATCAGAGTTTCCCGTCAAACGGGTGATGGGACAAGCGGGTGTTTTGGATAGTTCACGTTTTTGTACATTTATTGCACAAGAACTGAATATAAGTGTCAAAGATGTAAATGCTATGGTTTTAGGGGGCCACGGTGATTCTATGATCCCTCTGATTCACTCGGCAAATGTCCATGGAATTCCGGTTATGGATCTGCTGATTCAAAAATATGGGGATCAAAAAAAAGCTCAGCATGTCATGCAAACCATGGTAGATAGGACACGTATGGCTGGAGGCGAAATTGTTGGACTCCTGAAGTCCGGATCTGCCTTTTATTCACCTGCCTCTGCGGCGGTTGCCATGGCTGAAAGCATTCTTCGGGACGAACACAGGCTTTTACCAGTCTGTGCCTCTCTTCAGGGAGAATATGGCTTCCATGATCTGTATATGGGCGTGCCGGCTGTTCTGGCCCAATCCGGAGTTATAAAAATTGTGGAAATTCTTCTAAGCTCCGAAGAAAAAAAAGCATTCCGGGTCTCTGCCAATCATGTAAAAAATCTTATCGACAATATGAAAAACCTGAAATTACTCTGA